taattactttaacataataattacttgtacatatattaacactttgactgccgcgccgaaatcacatgtttcgctcaggacgcaacgggagtatttttattattcaaagcatataatgacaaaataataataaattgatgatgtaagacagCATTCTTctccaatggaccgtttatcttattggtggtcacgggtgaccaccgtggcgctttggtaacagttgatagcgacatattataacaaggcttcgtttatttcaataaaccattcgcatttgttatttcgttgtaagtaaaacgtccagaatatattgttgaaacgtgtagaagatattagtaaacagtattaagattatttttatgatttcgacgaaacattcggctgaaatggtagaggtaaaaaaaaattatatttgtgaTAAACCAATGGTAGTAGTAGATTACAACAGAGGAAAATGTGCTGTAGATTTATCAGATCAAATGATAGCATATTTTACATCACATAGAAGAACCCTCAagtggtatataaaattagctttagagttattgttaaatacatcaatttcatACGCGATGATACTCTATAAACAAGCAACAAAAACGAAAATCAAGGTATCAGATTTTAGAATGGCACTCGTAATGCATTTTATACAGTGCCATTCACTAGAGCCGTCAAATATTCTTATTCGACAAACATTGCGACACGaaatgcagaagaaagaagggtaAGCGTACCTGGcatgaaaattttgcagagtgtgctataaaaaaaatgttaaacaattaGGATCAAAAATTGCTAAGTATCAGACCAAAAAGGTGACCAACTATTGTCCAAATTGTATTGATGAGccacatttatgtttaaagtgttttaacacagtgcaccgttagatgcaagatttgttctcattttttttttaattggtgttctaataaaaatgtttagttGTTCAATGGgacactttttattttaaagtatctCCTATTTAttggttatattcaaaatgccctaactatCAATTTTCactcaatttttacaattttaagaaGTTAAAGCACTCtggtcaccaatgaccaccgtggcgtcacaggagaaaccgtggctggtcatatatgaccaatgtggcagtcaaagtgttaacgtcatgtattaaatatttcatagattttCTGTAAAGGATTagcaaataacaaattttagtaATGAGTTCTTTTATTATCCATAGGGAAGATTTAGCAGAAGTTCTCTGTATTGCAGAATGGAATGGAACCCTAtcgttttattcaatttcagGAAAATCATTGGGGAAAGATAGACAACTCAATTTTATACCACTTAAAATGTGTAACTTTGCAGGagatcaatatattttaatttctggaAGTAATAGACAGTGTTTATTAATGACATATGATGGGATACAATTGATTAACATTGGTggtacattttcttcttggGTTTGGAGTTGTGCTGTACATCCAAGTTCTACACATGTtgtatgaattaaaatttttcattttttattcagtctttaattttataattcttatttctttaaacttataattatataatttattttaatatttacttcaataattgtaattaatacgCTGTAGAAGTATTTAAAAAGGAGCTATTTGTCTTTTTGTTTAGGCATTAGGTTGTCAAGATGGTACAATAACATATTTGCAGTTATCTTGGGACATTATACATGGATTATATGGAGATAGATATGCATATAGAGAAAATATGACTgatgtaataatacaaaatttaattactaatcAAAAAGTTCGCATTAAGTGCAAAGATTTGGTAAGTATACGAAATAtcttgataataaatataattttagatacaaattcgttctttaatttttaaattgaaatagtGTACTAAAAATACTGATAAATAagatacattatataaaatttcttattttatttttagatatatcgtattgctgtgTATAGAAACAGATTAGCAGTTCAATTATCGGAAcgtgtaataatttatgaacCATCAAATTCCAATGATGGAATGCATTAtcgaatatatgaaaaattaaatcaaacattaaattgtaatttacttGTTGTCACTACGAACAACTTAATTTTATGTACAGAAAGACAATTACAAAGTCTATCTTTCAATGGTATAATAGAAAGAGAATGGATACTTGATGGACTTGTAACTTATATAAAAGTTGTTGGTGGACCAATTGGACAAGAGTGCCTTATTATAGGTTTGCATTACAAAATTTGtgcaaattcaaataaaatatctttgtaagaaataagaaaaaatgaaaatttaacaaaagatgaattaattatatttaatataattataataatattaattatatagttttattgaaattattaatttattgagaaTCAGCTAGTTTGCATAAACTTAGTCATATGTTAATGACaatttagttattttttttatattaatatttagcaCTAATGATTTGTTTATTACTTTTggttaacaaaataaaaataaagtatataatgaactcttattttcattttttttaggTTTAAATACTGGCTATAtagtgaaaatatatttagataatCCTTTCCCAgcatacataataaaaattgaggGTTCTGTAAGATGCCTCGATATCAGTtcattaaaggaaaaaattgcTGTTGTTAGTGATCATGGAATCCTTTCTGTATTTGATTTATATACAGAGGAAAAACTgcaagaatttcaaaatgtaaatagtGTGACATTTAATAATAGTTTTGAAGATATAATGTGTTTTTCTAGTGGAgaatatttagcaattaaagTAGGTGATTTTGCGGAATACAGACAAAAATTTTCGGGACTTGTCATGGGTCACAATGAATCAAAAGTGTATTGTTTAAATGGTTCTTCTATTGTCACGTTAGAGGTAAATTTGTACTTTGGTATATATACAACAAATATGTTATtaagtaatgaaatttaagtCATAAAATGCTgagttttgaaaataatagttGCATGCatgtaatataacataatttatgaTAACATAAATGATgataactaaaatattattgtctCTATATAGGTACCCTTATCATTGTTTATGTATCAATATATTGATATTGGTCTTTTTTCTAATGCTTACAACATGGCATGTCTTGGAGTAGCAGATTCTGACTGGTTTGCTTTAGGAACAGCTGCTttagaaaatttggaattaaatattGCATACTCTTCCTTTgctagaataaaaaatttaaaatatatagaagttTTATCTGAAGTGGAAGAAAAACTTAAATCTGGAGAATGGGGAAGAGAAGCATGCATGGCTACTGCTGCAGCTGCTATGGGAAAACTGAAAGATGCTGCAAAACTTTTCCAAAAAGCTGGTTTACAACAATATGCATTAACTATGTACTCCGATCTACGTATGTTTGATATTGCACAAGAATTTATTGTTAGTGGAAATAATCAGGTTAGTGAAGAAATCATTtagtaatatgttttatttaaattttcatattagtTTTATACACAGGGTATTCTATGTCATTATTACCATGTAATTTCATGACCATTGTCTAATCTTATAAAAAACTTAAACACATGCTTTAGCATGTATTTTAATCATTAAggattaaaaatgatatatatgtatattgtttacaaagataaatattttatgtttggatttttcaataaattcatattttaattttaatataatgcGAAATATAGTTACAAACTATACATAAATGACAAAAAAGGTATGCACACaggtacaaattttattaaagatatgacattacattacattatgtaATGCTTTGTGATAATACATTACAGGATGCTATATATGTTACAAtgacatttatattaaaatcagaaataataagaataaaaattttgttccagGATCGTACAATTTTACTTCGTAAACGAGCAGAATGGGCTAAAAGTCTTGGAGAACCTCGTGCTGCGgcagaaatgtttctttcagCTGGAGATGTTGATCGCGCCATAAATATAATCGCAGAGTATGGCTGGATTGACATGTTAATTAAAGTTGGCAGACAACTTGATAAAGCAGATAGAGATAATTTAACTGTAATtgctaaaaaattaaaaaagctgGGTGCAACTCATGGTGCagcagaaatttttaatcgccTAGGAGATGATCCTGATGTAGCGGATGTTTTAGTAGAAGCCCAAGCTTGGCCAGAAGCATTTGAATTAGCTGAGAGAAATCCCAAACTGAAAGCTAGAATATATGGACCATATGCTAGATGGTTGGCAGAAACTGGCCATTTTTCTGAAGCACAAAAGGGTAATTTTACTCAAATTTccttatttgaataaaatgtaattggaatatagaaagaaaacttgaaatttaaaaagaaaataattcacgatttgttcgtattaaatttgtgcgaaatagtaataaaattgatagtatattaaaacattcattAAATTCTGCAGCATTTCAAATAGCTGGACAATCAGACGAATCTGTGATGGTTTTAATAATGTTGGCTAGAAATGCAGTTACTGAAAAAAGATTTCGTGATGCATCTTACTTTTATTGGCTTCTTTCTCAAATAAGCTTAAATCTTAATAAAACTGTGGATGAATTACAAACAATGTTTCTCCAATATTATGAAAAGGCTGAAATCTATTACGCATATCATGaagtacataaatatgtaGTAAGTAATTTATGTATCactttacaatataattaataacattacaatacaattaataactgtaattaatattaagaattCATAATGTGTGTGTGGGTGTGTGTGTCAAAAATCActgatattacattaaaatactaaatacatattactaggtaattattttttttttaggaagaACCATTTACGTCATTAATGCCAGAAGCTCTTTTTAACATTGCGCGATTTCTTCTAactaaaacagaaaatattcaaatagaaGGAGTTTCAAGATTCACCATAATATACACATTGCTAAAACAATCTTCTTTGCTTGATGCTAATAAACTAACTATGCAATTACTtgagaaattacgaaaaacaaaaattccagTAAATCAACTTAGccaattagaaatttcaaatttaaatgcCCGAGCATCTTCTTATAGAGATCCTGAAGAACTTTTACCTCTTTGCTATAAATGTTCGACCTTTAATCCCCTGCTGCCATCAAGTAATCAGGGGCAATGTGTGCAATGTGgtctaaaatttcaatattcttttGTAATGTTTGGTAAGTACtacttttaagaaattttaatcatttttcagcTTTGCTTTCAAAGTACAAGAATAAACGaaacaatgtaaatataacattacgataaatttactattataatcaatatatttaaagaaaatataacatttgcaaacattttcaaagcaaatatacatttttataaatatacttcatttaatgtttataaaaaatatgtagttagtacgaaattataattcatcaaaaatatataaatcttaaacataaaaattgtgatgtttatattttaaccatattaactattatatagtatttgcTTCTttgattatctttttttatcagaagatatttaaaacatattaaaaataatgacatgttatattgtatatattatattagcagtattataataattacagtagttaatataataatagatttcTTCATTTTGACTTGACAGCCAAGAAAAGACTTggtttacaatatttttacactatttacagtaattattaaaactataaaaagattgtaatatgtgtgtatatgtatgcaaaaattgcagaaattttACCATTGGTCGAATTTGAactagaagaaaatatttctgatgAAGAAGCAGAAAAACTAATAAATGACTCATTATCATCATCCGATGATATTACAACTACAAATCAGTTTTCTGTCACCTCTGAAATTGATCTTTTTACAGCACGATTAATGAAATATGAGgtattttcaaatacatatgtaacagtaattaatatataattctacaACTTGAGGggcaattaataaaattaaagtcaaTAATACGATGatgttgaataatatttttgacatttagtaacatattcaaaaatgttataattatataaatatataaaaaagatataattataaaatatacataaaatggATTTAATTTAGTCAATTACTCATTTTAGGAAAAATCTAGTTCTTCTACTATAATCGTGGGAAGAAATGTCTTAAAAAGTATGGATCCATGTacagtattaattattaaatggcCAAAACCATTTAaaacaaagtattttaaaaatctccTACCtgatttacaaattacattcTGTAAATCTTGTTTAAAGGTATGTgaaatttaacgttatgtatatttattatatttatgttatgtatgtatatatggtAAATGTGtttttataatcaaataagaataaataataaaaatttgtaatactgCGGAACATTTTAGATTAAGGTATACAtcatatagtaaatataagatatatagaCTTAAAAGAAATGTAACAATTGCTTATCATTCTTTTTAGTTATTTCATTCGGATGACTATGAACTGGCTTTATTAAGACACGGATATTGTCCATTTTGCAGaacagtaaataaaatttccaattagtACTTTTTGTTAATCTAAATACGTTTATATAagtacgatattatttttactgtaataaattattaccattataaattaattttaacttaagttaaagtaatttaatgTACGTAATTTGTATTAGCCCCATTGCAGACGAATGTCATTGCGATTTTAGTAATATACTCGTATACTTTAAATTCggcaattatatatttctgataaCAGAATTGTACATTATACAGGGTTGATTATTTAAGACGAGCCATCtaagtaattttttcaattctggaaataaaatgaaatgtttgaaacaaaaattttgtgATCGAAATGATTTCGACAAAGCTTGTTTACGTTTTGAATTGATTGAGCATGACTTTGTTAACAAAGCCGAAAATATGTTCCAAAAGCGATCaccaattttcatttttcactcATTATTACATTCGTGATCTTGAATGAC
This sequence is a window from Bombus pyrosoma isolate SC7728 linkage group LG10, ASM1482585v1, whole genome shotgun sequence. Protein-coding genes within it:
- the LOC122572213 gene encoding intraflagellar transport protein 122 homolog isoform X2; the encoded protein is MVVVDYNRGKCAVDLSDQMIAYFTSHRRTLKWYIKLALELLLNTSISYAMILYKQATKTKIKVSDFRMALVMHFIQCHSLEPSNILIRQTLRHEMQKKEGEDLAEVLCIAEWNGTLSFYSISGKSLGKDRQLNFIPLKMCNFAGDQYILISGSNRQCLLMTYDGIQLINIGGTFSSWVWSCAVHPSSTHVALGCQDGTITYLQLSWDIIHGLYGDRYAYRENMTDVIIQNLITNQKVRIKCKDLIYRIAVYRNRLAVQLSERVIIYEPSNSNDGMHYRIYEKLNQTLNCNLLVVTTNNLILCTERQLQSLSFNGIIEREWILDGLVTYIKVVGGPIGQECLIIGLNTGYIVKIYLDNPFPAYIIKIEGSVRCLDISSLKEKIAVVSDHGILSVFDLYTEEKLQEFQNVNSVTFNNSFEDIMCFSSGEYLAIKVGDFAEYRQKFSGLVMGHNESKVYCLNGSSIVTLEVPLSLFMYQYIDIGLFSNAYNMACLGVADSDWFALGTAALENLELNIAYSSFARIKNLKYIEVLSEVEEKLKSGEWGREACMATAAAAMGKLKDAAKLFQKAGLQQYALTMYSDLRMFDIAQEFIVSGNNQDRTILLRKRAEWAKSLGEPRAAAEMFLSAGDVDRAINIIAEYGWIDMLIKVGRQLDKADRDNLTVIAKKLKKLGATHGAAEIFNRLGDDPDVADVLVEAQAWPEAFELAERNPKLKARIYGPYARWLAETGHFSEAQKAFQIAGQSDESVMVLIMLARNAVTEKRFRDASYFYWLLSQISLNLNKTVDELQTMFLQYYEKAEIYYAYHEVHKYVEEPFTSLMPEALFNIARFLLTKTENIQIEGVSRFTIIYTLLKQSSLLDANKLTMQLLEKLRKTKIPVNQLSQLEISNLNARASSYRDPEELLPLCYKCSTFNPLLPSSNQGQCVQCGLKFQYSFVMFEILPLVEFELEENISDEEAEKLINDSLSSSDDITTTNQFSVTSEIDLFTARLMKYEEKSSSSTIIVGRNVLKSMDPCTVLIIKWPKPFKTKYFKNLLPDLQITFCKSCLKLFHSDDYELALLRHGYCPFCRTVNKISN
- the LOC122572213 gene encoding intraflagellar transport protein 122 homolog isoform X3, whose amino-acid sequence is MIAYFTSHRRTLKWYIKLALELLLNTSISYAMILYKQATKTKIKVSDFRMALVMHFIQCHSLEPSNILIRQTLRHEMQKKEGEDLAEVLCIAEWNGTLSFYSISGKSLGKDRQLNFIPLKMCNFAGDQYILISGSNRQCLLMTYDGIQLINIGGTFSSWVWSCAVHPSSTHVALGCQDGTITYLQLSWDIIHGLYGDRYAYRENMTDVIIQNLITNQKVRIKCKDLIYRIAVYRNRLAVQLSERVIIYEPSNSNDGMHYRIYEKLNQTLNCNLLVVTTNNLILCTERQLQSLSFNGIIEREWILDGLVTYIKVVGGPIGQECLIIGLNTGYIVKIYLDNPFPAYIIKIEGSVRCLDISSLKEKIAVVSDHGILSVFDLYTEEKLQEFQNVNSVTFNNSFEDIMCFSSGEYLAIKVGDFAEYRQKFSGLVMGHNESKVYCLNGSSIVTLEVPLSLFMYQYIDIGLFSNAYNMACLGVADSDWFALGTAALENLELNIAYSSFARIKNLKYIEVLSEVEEKLKSGEWGREACMATAAAAMGKLKDAAKLFQKAGLQQYALTMYSDLRMFDIAQEFIVSGNNQDRTILLRKRAEWAKSLGEPRAAAEMFLSAGDVDRAINIIAEYGWIDMLIKVGRQLDKADRDNLTVIAKKLKKLGATHGAAEIFNRLGDDPDVADVLVEAQAWPEAFELAERNPKLKARIYGPYARWLAETGHFSEAQKAFQIAGQSDESVMVLIMLARNAVTEKRFRDASYFYWLLSQISLNLNKTVDELQTMFLQYYEKAEIYYAYHEVHKYVEEPFTSLMPEALFNIARFLLTKTENIQIEGVSRFTIIYTLLKQSSLLDANKLTMQLLEKLRKTKIPVNQLSQLEISNLNARASSYRDPEELLPLCYKCSTFNPLLPSSNQGQCVQCGLKFQYSFVMFEILPLVEFELEENISDEEAEKLINDSLSSSDDITTTNQFSVTSEIDLFTARLMKYEEKSSSSTIIVGRNVLKSMDPCTVLIIKWPKPFKTKYFKNLLPDLQITFCKSCLKLFHSDDYELALLRHGYCPFCRTVNKISN
- the LOC122572213 gene encoding intraflagellar transport protein 122 homolog isoform X1, which translates into the protein MQASPTWVDKVQDKSEQCIYDLCFNPDGTQLVIAAGQQVLVYETNEGTLIQPLKGHKDIVYCVCYAKDGKKFASGSADKSVIIWTSRLEGILKYSHNEAVQAMQFNPVSHQLLSCSLSDIALWSPEQKAVVKHKSKGRVNCCAWTNDGQYLAIGLASGYVSIRNKNGEEQTRIDRQNGIPIWSLLWNRQWEDLAEVLCIAEWNGTLSFYSISGKSLGKDRQLNFIPLKMCNFAGDQYILISGSNRQCLLMTYDGIQLINIGGTFSSWVWSCAVHPSSTHVALGCQDGTITYLQLSWDIIHGLYGDRYAYRENMTDVIIQNLITNQKVRIKCKDLIYRIAVYRNRLAVQLSERVIIYEPSNSNDGMHYRIYEKLNQTLNCNLLVVTTNNLILCTERQLQSLSFNGIIEREWILDGLVTYIKVVGGPIGQECLIIGLNTGYIVKIYLDNPFPAYIIKIEGSVRCLDISSLKEKIAVVSDHGILSVFDLYTEEKLQEFQNVNSVTFNNSFEDIMCFSSGEYLAIKVGDFAEYRQKFSGLVMGHNESKVYCLNGSSIVTLEVPLSLFMYQYIDIGLFSNAYNMACLGVADSDWFALGTAALENLELNIAYSSFARIKNLKYIEVLSEVEEKLKSGEWGREACMATAAAAMGKLKDAAKLFQKAGLQQYALTMYSDLRMFDIAQEFIVSGNNQDRTILLRKRAEWAKSLGEPRAAAEMFLSAGDVDRAINIIAEYGWIDMLIKVGRQLDKADRDNLTVIAKKLKKLGATHGAAEIFNRLGDDPDVADVLVEAQAWPEAFELAERNPKLKARIYGPYARWLAETGHFSEAQKAFQIAGQSDESVMVLIMLARNAVTEKRFRDASYFYWLLSQISLNLNKTVDELQTMFLQYYEKAEIYYAYHEVHKYVEEPFTSLMPEALFNIARFLLTKTENIQIEGVSRFTIIYTLLKQSSLLDANKLTMQLLEKLRKTKIPVNQLSQLEISNLNARASSYRDPEELLPLCYKCSTFNPLLPSSNQGQCVQCGLKFQYSFVMFEILPLVEFELEENISDEEAEKLINDSLSSSDDITTTNQFSVTSEIDLFTARLMKYEEKSSSSTIIVGRNVLKSMDPCTVLIIKWPKPFKTKYFKNLLPDLQITFCKSCLKLFHSDDYELALLRHGYCPFCRTVNKISN
- the LOC122572213 gene encoding intraflagellar transport protein 122 homolog isoform X4 yields the protein MCNFAGDQYILISGSNRQCLLMTYDGIQLINIGGTFSSWVWSCAVHPSSTHVALGCQDGTITYLQLSWDIIHGLYGDRYAYRENMTDVIIQNLITNQKVRIKCKDLIYRIAVYRNRLAVQLSERVIIYEPSNSNDGMHYRIYEKLNQTLNCNLLVVTTNNLILCTERQLQSLSFNGIIEREWILDGLVTYIKVVGGPIGQECLIIGLNTGYIVKIYLDNPFPAYIIKIEGSVRCLDISSLKEKIAVVSDHGILSVFDLYTEEKLQEFQNVNSVTFNNSFEDIMCFSSGEYLAIKVGDFAEYRQKFSGLVMGHNESKVYCLNGSSIVTLEVPLSLFMYQYIDIGLFSNAYNMACLGVADSDWFALGTAALENLELNIAYSSFARIKNLKYIEVLSEVEEKLKSGEWGREACMATAAAAMGKLKDAAKLFQKAGLQQYALTMYSDLRMFDIAQEFIVSGNNQDRTILLRKRAEWAKSLGEPRAAAEMFLSAGDVDRAINIIAEYGWIDMLIKVGRQLDKADRDNLTVIAKKLKKLGATHGAAEIFNRLGDDPDVADVLVEAQAWPEAFELAERNPKLKARIYGPYARWLAETGHFSEAQKAFQIAGQSDESVMVLIMLARNAVTEKRFRDASYFYWLLSQISLNLNKTVDELQTMFLQYYEKAEIYYAYHEVHKYVEEPFTSLMPEALFNIARFLLTKTENIQIEGVSRFTIIYTLLKQSSLLDANKLTMQLLEKLRKTKIPVNQLSQLEISNLNARASSYRDPEELLPLCYKCSTFNPLLPSSNQGQCVQCGLKFQYSFVMFEILPLVEFELEENISDEEAEKLINDSLSSSDDITTTNQFSVTSEIDLFTARLMKYEEKSSSSTIIVGRNVLKSMDPCTVLIIKWPKPFKTKYFKNLLPDLQITFCKSCLKLFHSDDYELALLRHGYCPFCRTVNKISN